DNA from Prevotella sp. oral taxon 299 str. F0039:
GCCGCAAGACCAAGGTTTCCCGGGCAATGTCAATCACCCCGGGGTTAGTCGGGTCCTAAGTCTCAGCCGAATGGCGATGGCGATGGTAGAAACGGTTAATATTCCGTTACTGCTTTAATGAGTGATGGGCAGACGAAGAAGTGACACCACCGCGAGGCGACGGAAGTCCTCGTTAAAGAGTGTAGGAGTTGATGATTGCAGGTAAATCCACAATCAGATCCGAACTTGATAGTATGGTTTTCTCCTCGGAGTAAACCAATAGTGTGGGTAATCCTGCTTCCAAGAAAATGCTCTAAACATATTGTTAAAGCACCCGTACCGTAAACGGACACACGTAGTCGGGTAGAATATACTAAGGCGTTGAGAGATTCATGGTTAAGGAACTAGGCAAATTGACCCCGTAACTTCGGGATAAGGGGTCCTCTTACTGTAATGGTATTGAGGCGCAGAGAATCGGTCCAGGCAACTGTTTAACAAAAACACAGGGCTGTGCTAACTCGAAAGATGATGTATACAGTCTGACACCTGCCCGGTGCTGGAAGGTTAAGAGGAGAGCTTATTCTTCGGAAGAAGGTTTGAATTGAAGCCCCAGTAAACGGCGGCCGTAACTATAACGGTCCTAAGGTAGCGAAATTCCTTGTCGGGTAAGTTCCGACCTGCACGAATGGTGTAATGATCTGGACACTGTCTCAACCATGATCTCAGTGAAATTGTAGTATCGGTGAAGATGCCGATTACCCGCGATGGGACGAAAAGACCCCGTGAACCTTTACTACAGCTTAGCATTGACCTTGGTCATCCGATGTGTAGGATAGGCCGGAGGCTTTGAAGGGGGTGCGCCAGCACTCTTGGAGCCATCCTTGAAATACGGCCCTTTGGCTGTCTGAGGTCTAACTCGTGATTAACGAGGACATTGTTTGGTGGGTAGTTTGACTGGGGTGGTCGCCTCCAAAAGCGTAACGGAGGCTTCCAAAGGTACCCTCAGGTCGATTGGTAACCGACCTATTAGAGTGCAATGGCATAAGGGTGCTTGACTGAGAGGCAGACATGCCGAGCAGGTAGGAAACTAGGGCATAGTGATCCGGCGGATGTGTATGGAAACTCCGTCGCTCAAAGGATAAAAGGTACTCCGGGGATAACAGGCTGATCCCCCCCAAGAGCTCATATCGACGGGGTGGTTTGGCACCTCGATGTCGGCTCGTCACATCCTGGGGCTGGAGAAGGTCCCAAGGGTTGGGCTGTTCGCCCATTAAAGTGGCACGCGAGCTGGGTTCAGAACGTCGTGAGACAGTTCGGTCTCTATCTATCGCGGGCGTTGGAGTTTTGCGTGGAGCCGTCACTAGTACGAGAGGACCGTGATGGACAGACCTCCGGTTTACCAGTTGTTCCGCCAGGGGCACCGCTGGGTATCCGAGTCTGGTTTGGATAAGCGCTGAAAGCATCTAAGTGCGAAGCCATCCGCAAGATTAGAACTCCTTTGAGGGTCGTTGTAGACGACGACGTTGATAGGGTGTAGGTGTAAAGACAGTGATGTCAAAGCCGAGCACTACTAATTGCCCAAAGCTTTCAGACACAGATTATTTTCATCCGTTTTGATTTATTTAATCATACATTTTGCTTGTAGATATGTTATAGATGTTATAAAGAAATATCAGGCGGTTATAGCGGTGGTGTTCCACCTCTTCCCATTCCGAACAGAGAAGTTAAGCCCACTTGCGCCGATGGTACTGCAATGCAATGCGGGAGAGTAGGTAGCTGCCTTTTTTATTAAAGAGAGTTTAATTGAGTAATCAGTTAAGCTCTCTTTTTTGTTTAATAGGTTTTATTGAACACTAAATATCTACGTTCCCATATTTTGCTTGTATCAAAAGAAGAGCTTGAAAGAATAAAAGATAAGAATAGATGCAAAAGAGTTCTTTAAAAAGAAGAAGATAAATGAATAAAAATAAAGAGAAGGCGAGAGAGTCTTTACATACTTTTGACACTATCAATATTTGAAAAAAATGAGAAACACATATGTTTTCATATAAATTGCATATTGAGACTCTATTTATGTAAACAAGAAGAAACTAAGTATACTATTTTTTTATGGTTTTGTTTCTCTGAAGTATAGAATTTAGCTCCTAATGAATCTTTTTTATAGTTTATTCTTTATTATGTCATGCTGTGGCAAGGTGTCTTTTTACTTTTGTATTCAGAAAAGAAGAAATGAGAGAAATCCACTTAATTTTTGTAGTTGATTGTTGGTGTATATTAATTTTTTATTTATATTTGCATCGATATATTAGCAACCGAAAGTGGTGTGCTTGCAATGACAATGATATTCAAGGAGTAGAATCTGGTAAATTCAAACTTGAAATTATGAATATGATAAGTCAGAGCGAGTTCACTCCCTGCATAGGGCGTGGATTTCTCTTTCTTCTTTTCTTAATTTCGGGTTTTACCAGAACCTTACTCTTAGAAAATGTTGAAAGTGAGGTTTGCGCCTTTCCTTTTAACCTAAACAAAAATATTACAAATATGCGATTATCGTATTGTTTAAACAATGCATAACTATAACTTAATGATAATGTGGTTTTACAACTCATTATTAATTGTTTAATTTAAAAGAAATAATAATTATGAACGACGACACTAAAAAGACAATTGAAAAGGTAGCAAAAGCAGCTGCAGCGGCTGCACTTACAACTCTAATAACTATCTTAACTAGCAAAAGTGATAAATAAATTATATTAAATGTAAAGACAATTATGCTTATAGCAGAACCAAATGGAGATTGGAAGATGCCATCACAAGACCCGTCTTCATTATTAAAAGTAATAGTAAAAATAATTAAAGTATTTATAGGTAAACGGAGGTAATTTAATAAATGGTTTATTTTTCTTAAGTAGATATGTATATAATATACGTGTCTACTTAGGAAGAGTAAAACTTTAGATAATTCTTATACATTTCAAAATATATGTATCGAGGTATAATTAAATTCGTATGTAACGAATGTGGTCATAAGTTTAAGGCACCTGATATAGAATGGAATGCTACAGTTTGTAGCGTTCCACAGCCTTGTCCGAAGTGTGGAGGAATGCATACAAAACCAGCTCGGTTCTTTAACTTTTTGAGCTTGTTAGAGAATTTCACTTATAAACGTTTATGGAAAGAAATCGATAAAAATAAAAGAAGTGAGTAATATTAAGTTTAATCCTTGGGTGGGTAAGAATTATACCCACTCAAAATTTGGAAAAAGAGTGCTAGTGTTAGGTGAAAGTCACTATTGTGCTAATGCTGAAGAAGCTGTGCCTAGTCTGACACAAGACGTTATTAATGACCTTTTTGATAGCGAAAGCGAGTTTGAAGGCTATAAGAATACCTACACAAAGTTTATTCGTGCTTTGTCAGGTACAGATGTATCACGTTTTGATGTTAAGCCAATTTGGGACGAGGTGATGTTTTATAATTATGTACAGTTTCCCATTTCAGGTGCAAGAGTAGAACCAACATCTAAGGAATTCGCTGATTCAGAGCCTGCCTTTTGGGAAGTTATGGAGCAATATCGTCCTAATGTGGTGATTGTTTGGGGCAAACGTTTGTATAATAATCTACCTAAATCGGGCTATCAAGGACATGATTGTGCGGAAAGTGAAACATGGGTGTATCAACTGAAGGATGGTAAAGAAGTAAGATTATTACCTATTTGTCACCCTTCTGCGGCTTTTGACCCTCATTATTGGCATAATGTAATTTCCGCTTTTATA
Protein-coding regions in this window:
- a CDS encoding uracil-DNA glycosylase family protein, which produces MSNIKFNPWVGKNYTHSKFGKRVLVLGESHYCANAEEAVPSLTQDVINDLFDSESEFEGYKNTYTKFIRALSGTDVSRFDVKPIWDEVMFYNYVQFPISGARVEPTSKEFADSEPAFWEVMEQYRPNVVIVWGKRLYNNLPKSGYQGHDCAESETWVYQLKDGKEVRLLPICHPSAAFDPHYWHNVISAFINNAE